A segment of the Deltaproteobacteria bacterium genome:
CCCTCTTCGGAGTGTAGTGGCGCCACATTCCGTTCCGGCATTGTACAAGAGTTTGGGGCGGGACGAAGAGTAGGGGCGATTCATGAATCGCCCTTTTTCCTTAGCGAATAACCACTATCGTCCGATGCTGTCATTCCGAGCGTAGCGAGGAATCTCGCTTTGAACGCTGAAGAAAGATGTCTCGCTCCGCTCGACATGACATAGGGTCCACCGTTATTCGGATAGACACTTACGGCTCTTTCACTGGATGCGGGGCATCATTGCCCCACACCTCGGCAAGGCGTTGGTCGCGGCCACAGTTCCAGCGATAGAACTTGTACCGAACCGGGTTCTTCTCGTAGTAATCTTGATGGTACTCTTCCGCCGGGTAGAACTCCGCAGCCACAGTGATCTCGGTCACAATCGGCTGCGAGAACCGTCCAGATTCGGTCAGCTTGCGTTTCGAGTCCTCCGCCAGACGGCGCTGCATGTTGTCGTGGTAGAAGATGCCAGTGCGATACTGCGAGCCATGGTCGCAAAACTGCGCGTTACGGGTGAGGGGATCGATATTATGCCAGA
Coding sequences within it:
- the msrA gene encoding peptide-methionine (S)-S-oxide reductase MsrA, producing MKKIYILLAFALLAGVAFFGSMTMTAETPPSGKAQLAKATFAGGCFWCMEPPYEKLDGVVSVTSGYTGGQTKNPSYEEVSEGGTGHAEAVEIVYDPAKVTYDKLLEIFWHNIDPLTRNAQFCDHGSQYRTGIFYHDNMQRRLAEDSKRKLTESGRFSQPIVTEITVAAEFYPAEEYHQDYYEKNPVRYKFYRWNCGRDQRLAEVWGNDAPHPVKEP